Proteins from a single region of Bifidobacteriaceae bacterium:
- a CDS encoding acetate--CoA ligase family protein: MEDAIRRECLMATGAGLSDVSGFLNPASIAVVGASDREASLGGASVRFLRKFGYPGDVWPVHPSAKEVAGFPAYPDLPSLPGVPDLVVFAIAAGRIPAAVRAYGAAGARSAVIWAGGFAEGGADGKALQEDLAAACAETGMSVLGPNCIGIISTAQPMIASFGSFMREVDTLPAGHISVMGQSGGLVTMAIAHARAAGFGFRYAISTGNEAVLTTADFIGACAQDPETRVIAAYMEGVKDGPRLLSALDIARQAGKPVVVLRGGSSKAAAMAAAAHTGALAGESRVWHAVFQEYSVVEVYSLEELIDVVTQIASMPVPMRPASNGVALVTFGGGGGVLAADQCERRGLATPRLNTESRSKLIPLVPSIASVQNPIDLTPQVYADPQWLAKLPTALDTIAADPAIDSVLLQYGPMAAGAEAIARMAKEFMERSPIPVMLGWPLAPKAAAAWLAERNVNVFVEYDRALRVISDLFASTTGSGFGPPPPPSQIDWEALVPCPVPGTVLAEHEAYDVLRAAGLPVAPGRLVAQATDLQDVGEQVGWPVAIKGMSKKFTHKFAMGLVALGIGSPAEAAEAGAMIEARGQELGADLEGLFVQHMVDGGQEVLVSALRDPNFGVIVSCGAGGVLTEVIDDIVLRRAPFGPDVAGHMLSQLRVVRRALNRGLVGPSLEPMIGFLVEFSRVAASAPWKSFVIEANPVKWRSDGVCAVDALIIIEKP; the protein is encoded by the coding sequence ATGGAAGATGCGATAAGGCGGGAATGTCTCATGGCGACAGGTGCCGGCCTGAGCGACGTTAGCGGATTTCTGAACCCGGCTTCGATTGCCGTTGTGGGGGCCTCGGACAGAGAGGCCTCACTCGGCGGGGCCTCGGTGCGGTTCCTGCGTAAGTTCGGCTACCCCGGGGATGTCTGGCCCGTCCATCCGAGCGCGAAAGAAGTCGCCGGGTTCCCAGCGTACCCCGACTTGCCTTCCCTGCCCGGCGTGCCGGACCTGGTCGTCTTTGCCATTGCCGCAGGCCGCATTCCTGCGGCGGTGCGCGCCTATGGTGCCGCCGGAGCAAGGTCGGCAGTCATCTGGGCCGGCGGCTTCGCCGAAGGCGGTGCCGACGGCAAAGCGCTACAAGAAGATCTCGCGGCGGCCTGCGCCGAAACCGGGATGAGCGTGTTGGGGCCAAATTGTATCGGCATCATCTCCACCGCGCAGCCCATGATCGCCAGCTTCGGATCATTCATGCGCGAAGTCGATACGCTTCCCGCCGGGCACATTTCGGTCATGGGGCAGTCGGGCGGGCTTGTAACCATGGCCATCGCTCACGCGCGAGCTGCCGGTTTTGGCTTCCGGTATGCCATCAGCACAGGCAACGAGGCCGTGCTCACAACCGCAGACTTCATCGGTGCCTGCGCCCAGGATCCCGAGACGCGGGTGATTGCGGCCTATATGGAAGGCGTCAAGGACGGTCCCCGGCTGTTGAGCGCCCTCGACATAGCCCGCCAGGCCGGCAAGCCTGTGGTCGTACTGAGAGGCGGGAGTTCCAAAGCAGCCGCGATGGCGGCAGCCGCGCACACTGGCGCGCTCGCTGGGGAGTCAAGGGTATGGCACGCCGTATTTCAGGAGTACAGCGTTGTCGAGGTCTACTCGCTCGAAGAACTAATAGACGTGGTAACGCAAATCGCCTCGATGCCGGTTCCCATGCGCCCAGCGAGTAACGGCGTAGCCCTCGTCACGTTTGGCGGGGGCGGCGGCGTGCTAGCAGCCGATCAGTGCGAGAGAAGGGGCTTAGCCACGCCTCGGCTCAACACCGAGTCCAGATCGAAACTTATTCCACTGGTGCCATCCATCGCTTCGGTCCAGAATCCCATCGACCTCACCCCGCAGGTATATGCGGACCCGCAATGGCTAGCCAAATTGCCCACCGCTCTGGACACAATCGCCGCAGATCCAGCAATCGACTCAGTCCTCCTCCAGTACGGGCCGATGGCCGCTGGGGCCGAAGCCATCGCACGGATGGCCAAGGAGTTCATGGAGCGTTCGCCGATTCCTGTCATGCTGGGATGGCCGTTGGCACCCAAGGCCGCCGCCGCGTGGCTGGCCGAGCGCAACGTAAACGTTTTCGTTGAGTATGACCGCGCCCTCCGCGTCATCTCTGATCTTTTTGCCTCAACGACCGGAAGCGGCTTTGGACCGCCACCCCCTCCTTCGCAAATCGACTGGGAAGCTCTGGTGCCATGCCCGGTTCCCGGAACGGTTCTGGCCGAACACGAGGCCTACGACGTGCTGCGCGCGGCCGGGCTGCCAGTGGCCCCAGGTCGCTTGGTCGCCCAAGCCACCGACTTGCAAGATGTCGGCGAGCAGGTCGGCTGGCCGGTGGCTATCAAGGGCATGAGCAAGAAGTTCACGCACAAGTTCGCAATGGGTTTGGTCGCCTTGGGTATTGGCTCACCAGCCGAAGCCGCTGAAGCCGGAGCCATGATCGAAGCCCGTGGCCAAGAGTTGGGCGCCGACCTCGAAGGGCTGTTTGTTCAGCACATGGTCGACGGTGGTCAGGAGGTCCTCGTTTCCGCACTCCGCGACCCGAACTTTGGCGTCATAGTGTCCTGCGGAGCGGGAGGCGTGCTTACCGAGGTGATTGACGACATTGTGCTGCGCCGAGCCCCGTTTGGACCGGACGTGGCCGGGCACATGCTGAGCCAACTGCGCGTCGTCCGGCGAGCTTTGAACAGGGGATTGGTCGGGCCCTCTCTCGAGCCGATGATCGGCTTCCTGGTCGAATTCTCACGCGTGGCTGCTAGCGCGCCGTGGAAGTCGTTCGTCATTGAGGCGAACCCCGTCAAGTGGAGGTCGGACGGGGTCTGCGCAGTGGACGCTCTGATCATAATTGAAAAGCCATGA
- a CDS encoding ATP-binding cassette domain-containing protein: protein MAEPVVEFVKVCKTFGLNTVLSDVDFSVAPGQVACLLGDNGAGKSTLIKILSGVHTVTRGELRVDGEAVDFRSPRDAQARGITTVFQEIDTFPLMSIAQNFFIGREPMKGFGPLRWIDHRAAASVARTEIKNIGIRGVADASQLVGTLSGGERQALAIGRALYFGAKVLILDEPTSALGVKEAAVVLRLIRKARDGGVAIIFITHNAHHALTVGDSFTVLKQGKVLDQFRAGERTRLEVITLMAGGEEIDMDGQDPAEIE, encoded by the coding sequence ATGGCTGAGCCCGTGGTCGAGTTCGTCAAAGTGTGCAAGACTTTCGGCCTGAACACAGTGCTGTCGGATGTCGATTTTTCGGTTGCCCCCGGGCAAGTGGCATGTCTGCTGGGGGACAACGGAGCCGGAAAATCCACGCTGATCAAGATTCTGTCAGGCGTGCACACGGTCACCCGAGGCGAGCTCCGCGTTGATGGAGAAGCGGTGGACTTCCGATCTCCTCGCGACGCTCAGGCGCGGGGCATTACCACTGTCTTTCAGGAGATAGACACTTTCCCGTTGATGAGCATCGCTCAGAACTTCTTCATTGGGCGGGAACCGATGAAAGGCTTTGGCCCGCTGAGGTGGATCGACCATCGCGCCGCAGCAAGTGTCGCGCGAACCGAAATAAAGAACATTGGGATTCGTGGAGTGGCTGACGCCAGCCAGTTGGTGGGCACGCTTTCAGGAGGCGAGCGCCAAGCCCTCGCAATAGGCCGCGCGCTCTATTTTGGCGCGAAGGTCCTGATTCTCGATGAGCCCACGTCAGCCCTGGGGGTCAAGGAGGCCGCTGTCGTACTGCGGCTCATTCGAAAAGCGCGCGACGGAGGAGTCGCGATCATTTTCATCACTCACAATGCGCACCATGCCTTGACGGTTGGCGACTCGTTCACCGTGCTGAAGCAGGGGAAGGTTCTAGACCAGTTCCGCGCGGGCGAGCGCACACGATTGGAAGTGATCACACTGATGGCCGGCGGCGAGGAGATCGACATGGATGGCCAGGATCCGGCGGAAATCGAGTAG
- a CDS encoding alpha/beta fold hydrolase — protein sequence MTGRSGVDPLSPLLLVHGAWHGAWCWSEVMGLIDPDCREVVAVELPFDSVASDVAVVRQAVQDLGGDTVVCGHSYGGRLTSIVASTADLAHLIYLAAPAPNAAQLQAYAKADRIRTGDVPSFDIAWQTFFSECTRAQAQAAWARLRPMPSPPGTTIGLENRPWERLPSTYIVCLRDHALKPDVQQQMARNMRYSASIDSDHSPFLTAPKDLAKLLNDVLRHGRPRPSR from the coding sequence ATGACCGGTCGTAGCGGGGTTGATCCCCTCAGCCCTTTGCTGCTGGTGCATGGTGCGTGGCACGGCGCTTGGTGCTGGTCCGAAGTAATGGGCCTCATCGACCCCGACTGCCGCGAGGTTGTCGCCGTTGAATTGCCCTTTGACTCTGTTGCGTCGGACGTAGCCGTGGTCCGCCAGGCCGTACAGGATCTTGGAGGCGACACAGTGGTGTGCGGGCACAGCTACGGCGGTCGGCTCACGTCGATCGTGGCCAGCACAGCCGACTTGGCGCACTTGATCTACCTAGCTGCCCCCGCCCCAAATGCCGCTCAGCTTCAGGCCTACGCCAAGGCGGATCGGATTCGCACCGGTGATGTGCCGAGTTTTGATATCGCTTGGCAGACCTTCTTCAGCGAATGCACGCGAGCGCAAGCACAGGCTGCTTGGGCGCGACTGCGCCCGATGCCGTCTCCGCCGGGAACAACGATCGGTCTTGAAAACCGGCCGTGGGAACGGCTGCCGTCGACCTACATTGTGTGTCTGCGCGACCATGCGCTGAAGCCGGATGTGCAGCAGCAGATGGCTCGCAACATGCGGTACTCCGCGAGCATCGACTCCGACCACTCGCCCTTTCTCACCGCTCCGAAGGATCTAGCCAAACTGCTCAACGACGTGCTGAGGCATGGCCGTCCGCGACCTAGCCGATAG
- the gcl gene encoding glyoxylate carboligase, with product MAVMRAVDALVQILVKEGVTHAFGVPGAAINPLYSALKSSGAIKHVLVRHVEAATHMAEGFTRAGPHNIGVALGTSGPGGTDMITGLYSAWADSIPILCIVGQVPRAVLGKEDFQYAPNTEIAAPVTKMTATVMEAAQVPGVLAKAFQVMRTGRRGPALLDLPFDVQMAEMDFDIDSYEPLPVANPAMTRFQAEHVLDLLAAAERPLLLAGGGVLISGSEREFVRLAELLGVPVVSTLMGWGTIPDDHELSQGLVGIQTAQIWANRTFLASDLIVGVGNRWANRHTGALDVYRQGRRFVHVDIEPTQIGRIFPPDYGVVSDAGSALQVLLNLTKERQDAGKLRAWSGWVRECGERKSAIGLQRKTHFNSVPLKPQRVYEAVNEAFDRHTRFVTVIGLSQIGAGQMLKVYEPRHWIDAAQAGPLGWTMPAALGAVVADPDTKVVAISGDYDFQFLIEELATGAQHRLPYVHVILNNSYLGLIRQSQRAFDMDYQVRLGFENVNSDTGGYGVDHVAVAQGLGCKAFRVTEPTQLVPTLQEAQRLAYELRLPVIVECIVEKATNLAMGSSLDNVTEFEPLAETIADAPNSIAAK from the coding sequence ATGGCGGTGATGCGCGCAGTCGATGCGTTGGTGCAGATTCTGGTGAAAGAAGGGGTCACCCATGCATTTGGCGTGCCTGGGGCGGCGATCAACCCGTTGTACTCTGCGCTGAAGTCCAGTGGCGCAATCAAGCACGTTTTGGTGCGCCATGTAGAAGCTGCCACGCATATGGCAGAGGGGTTCACTCGGGCGGGGCCTCACAACATCGGTGTGGCTTTGGGCACCTCCGGCCCTGGCGGAACCGACATGATCACGGGTCTCTATTCGGCGTGGGCAGACTCGATCCCGATTCTGTGTATCGTGGGGCAGGTCCCCAGGGCAGTACTGGGCAAAGAGGACTTCCAATACGCTCCGAACACCGAAATTGCCGCTCCGGTGACGAAAATGACTGCCACCGTGATGGAGGCGGCGCAGGTTCCAGGCGTGTTGGCAAAAGCGTTCCAGGTGATGCGGACCGGTCGGCGCGGCCCAGCCTTGTTGGACCTTCCTTTTGATGTGCAGATGGCAGAGATGGATTTTGACATCGACTCCTATGAGCCGTTGCCCGTTGCCAACCCTGCGATGACTCGTTTCCAAGCGGAGCATGTGCTGGATCTTTTGGCGGCGGCTGAACGGCCTCTCTTGCTGGCGGGTGGCGGAGTGCTAATCTCGGGGTCCGAACGCGAGTTCGTTCGATTAGCGGAGTTGCTGGGCGTTCCGGTTGTCTCAACCCTGATGGGCTGGGGTACGATCCCAGACGATCACGAGTTAAGCCAGGGGCTAGTGGGCATCCAAACTGCCCAGATCTGGGCCAACCGGACGTTCCTGGCGAGCGACCTGATTGTTGGCGTGGGCAACCGATGGGCGAACCGTCACACGGGCGCGTTGGACGTGTACCGACAGGGTCGGCGGTTTGTCCACGTTGACATCGAACCGACCCAAATCGGACGGATCTTTCCACCCGACTACGGCGTGGTATCCGACGCTGGAAGTGCGCTCCAGGTTTTGTTGAATTTGACCAAGGAACGCCAGGATGCGGGCAAGCTACGGGCCTGGTCGGGATGGGTTCGTGAATGCGGCGAGCGCAAGAGTGCGATCGGCCTCCAACGAAAGACCCATTTCAACAGTGTTCCCTTGAAACCGCAGCGTGTATACGAGGCGGTCAACGAAGCTTTTGACCGTCATACCCGTTTCGTTACTGTGATCGGGCTGTCGCAGATTGGCGCGGGTCAGATGCTCAAGGTCTACGAACCGCGGCATTGGATTGACGCTGCCCAGGCCGGCCCGTTGGGTTGGACCATGCCTGCCGCCCTTGGCGCGGTGGTGGCCGACCCCGACACTAAGGTGGTGGCTATCTCGGGCGATTATGACTTTCAGTTTCTGATCGAAGAACTGGCCACCGGTGCGCAACACCGGCTGCCGTATGTTCATGTTATCTTGAATAATTCATACCTTGGCCTCATCCGTCAATCGCAGCGAGCGTTCGACATGGACTACCAGGTGCGGCTGGGCTTCGAGAACGTGAATTCTGACACCGGTGGATACGGCGTTGACCACGTTGCGGTGGCCCAAGGCCTCGGTTGCAAGGCGTTCCGGGTGACTGAGCCAACTCAGTTGGTGCCCACCCTACAAGAAGCTCAACGCCTTGCTTACGAACTCCGCTTACCAGTTATTGTCGAGTGCATCGTGGAAAAAGCGACCAACCTGGCGATGGGATCGTCATTGGACAACGTAACTGAGTTCGAACCGCTTGCGGAAACGATAGCCGACGCTCCGAACTCCATTGCAGCCAAATAG
- a CDS encoding enoyl-CoA hydratase/isomerase family protein: MECVELDIPVPHVAVVMLNRPPVNALNQQARHELIAVMDELQSRDDVRCLVLTGKGRIFCAGADIKEKADLNQGDHSQAAANRLTRDVFLSVLDSSKPVIGAINGHALGAGMVLASCCDFLLAADTAKFAMPEIDVGQGGGASYLQRVLPLTLMRRMMLTGMRVPATELYRRGVIEECLSADELVGSAVEVAAAIAAKSPLAVRTIRESFVSVEHLPMAEAFKIEQRYTSMLSASPDADEARRAFFEKRRPVF; this comes from the coding sequence GTGGAATGCGTAGAACTTGACATACCCGTACCGCATGTAGCCGTGGTGATGCTCAACCGGCCACCGGTGAACGCGCTTAATCAACAGGCCCGCCACGAACTGATCGCTGTGATGGACGAGCTACAGAGCCGGGACGACGTACGGTGCCTTGTGCTGACGGGGAAGGGAAGAATCTTTTGCGCGGGGGCTGACATCAAAGAGAAGGCGGATCTAAACCAAGGAGACCATTCCCAAGCGGCCGCGAACAGGCTCACTCGCGACGTATTCCTCTCGGTGCTCGATTCCTCAAAGCCGGTCATCGGTGCCATCAATGGGCACGCCCTTGGGGCCGGGATGGTGCTGGCGAGTTGCTGCGATTTTCTGCTGGCAGCGGACACAGCTAAGTTTGCGATGCCAGAAATCGACGTTGGCCAAGGGGGAGGCGCCAGCTACTTGCAGCGGGTCCTCCCACTAACCCTGATGCGCAGAATGATGCTGACCGGCATGAGGGTGCCCGCCACGGAACTCTACCGGCGGGGCGTCATCGAAGAGTGCTTGTCGGCTGACGAACTGGTGGGTTCCGCTGTCGAGGTGGCTGCGGCGATCGCCGCCAAATCGCCGCTGGCAGTCCGCACCATCCGGGAATCCTTCGTGTCGGTTGAGCACCTCCCCATGGCGGAGGCCTTCAAGATCGAACAACGCTACACATCCATGCTGTCTGCCTCCCCGGACGCCGACGAGGCCCGCCGAGCGTTCTTTGAGAAGCGCAGGCCCGTATTCTGA
- a CDS encoding substrate-binding domain-containing protein, with the protein MIESNGTTKMWRRILVGVVSIAAVGAAFGCSTGDDSKTQPTDSKAQPTGAPTDSKAPYIIAVNGPVSDAFFQPMKLGSDDAAALLGMTDYQYSASKDYSNVIPDYVALLDQAIAKNPDGLIVWNFNADSLGPGIKRAVEQGIPVVTISSGMDTWESEGVLTFIGEDKVGSGLAAGKAAAATGVKHLLCVNNAASNPGLQQRCDGAEQGMKESGGVSEQIIIPATDVNNPASATQTIQGHLSSHPDIDGVWTQNSSIAIYAADAIKNIGKTGEIKLSTLGISKGAIELLRDGTLDGIVDTQQYLWGFQAIMILDQYIRYGIHPVGAVIPGAIAIDKNNLDQTLEIVAQYPGVRGAN; encoded by the coding sequence ATGATCGAATCAAACGGCACCACGAAGATGTGGCGCAGAATCCTTGTCGGAGTTGTCAGTATCGCCGCAGTTGGCGCCGCTTTTGGGTGCTCAACTGGTGACGACTCCAAGACCCAACCGACCGACTCCAAGGCCCAACCGACCGGCGCCCCGACGGACTCCAAAGCCCCCTACATCATCGCCGTCAACGGCCCCGTATCGGACGCCTTCTTCCAACCTATGAAGCTCGGTTCCGACGACGCTGCTGCCTTGCTGGGGATGACCGACTACCAGTACTCGGCATCGAAAGATTATTCGAATGTGATCCCAGACTACGTGGCGTTGCTTGACCAAGCGATTGCCAAGAACCCCGACGGATTGATCGTCTGGAACTTCAACGCTGACTCGCTTGGCCCAGGAATCAAACGGGCCGTAGAGCAGGGCATTCCCGTGGTGACCATCAGCTCCGGCATGGACACCTGGGAATCAGAAGGGGTCTTGACCTTCATTGGCGAGGACAAGGTCGGTTCCGGCCTGGCCGCCGGCAAAGCTGCCGCAGCAACCGGCGTCAAGCATCTGCTCTGCGTAAACAACGCTGCCTCCAACCCGGGGCTGCAGCAGCGCTGCGACGGCGCGGAACAGGGAATGAAAGAATCCGGCGGAGTATCTGAGCAGATCATCATCCCCGCTACCGACGTGAACAACCCGGCGAGTGCCACCCAAACGATCCAGGGCCACCTGAGTTCACACCCCGACATCGACGGCGTGTGGACTCAGAACTCCTCCATCGCGATCTACGCCGCCGATGCCATCAAGAACATCGGCAAGACAGGAGAGATCAAGCTCTCAACTTTGGGCATATCCAAAGGTGCCATCGAATTGCTCCGGGACGGCACTTTGGACGGGATCGTGGACACCCAGCAGTACCTCTGGGGCTTCCAAGCCATAATGATCCTGGACCAGTACATCCGCTACGGGATCCATCCTGTGGGCGCAGTCATACCGGGCGCCATCGCCATCGACAAGAACAACCTCGATCAGACGCTCGAGATCGTTGCCCAGTATCCGGGTGTGCGTGGTGCCAACTAA
- a CDS encoding MmgE/PrpD family protein: MNARSDPLLGELADFAVRPGPIPAAVLTQARHVLLDSVGCALASSRIPSGLALARWAASRPGGARPLGLELSSDRDTAAFVGAQLINAMDFDPVSSAGHDVPAVVSAALVAVEHAGGSGLDLLEAIAVGLEVSARLTARYRELVAELGSHEIRHVGHPLFAPAVVAAIARAEELSAEECRHGIALATWMRPTDTVADYFVRTTVSMAKYTLFGQIAQVGLAAAELARCGFTGPSSVFGADQDFWHIGANREWEPLPMADGEWRHLVRHKLLPTNLPTIAVKAAFSDLVANNDLDADSIEQVVVSAGDSGNHVVMKANRLLTEQDCLLHFPYQLACLALRIPRVLWAVPGTRCRAEVRRFMDHVEVRESKGAARVEVATHDAVFAATASGGGTMTTPLSADHVGALVAKFIECAATVHGAEAASELAQQLLAVNSARVLDSARFASASEPH; encoded by the coding sequence ATGAACGCCCGGAGCGACCCACTGCTGGGCGAACTCGCGGATTTCGCGGTTCGGCCTGGACCTATTCCCGCTGCCGTCCTTACCCAGGCGCGGCATGTCCTGCTCGACTCTGTGGGCTGTGCCCTCGCAAGCTCCAGGATTCCATCCGGCCTCGCTCTTGCGCGGTGGGCGGCGTCTCGCCCGGGCGGTGCCCGGCCGCTTGGACTCGAGCTATCCTCCGACCGGGACACCGCCGCCTTCGTCGGAGCGCAATTGATCAACGCGATGGACTTCGACCCCGTATCCTCGGCGGGTCACGACGTGCCAGCGGTTGTGTCGGCTGCTCTCGTGGCAGTCGAGCACGCCGGCGGAAGCGGGCTGGACCTGCTCGAAGCGATTGCCGTAGGGCTCGAGGTCTCAGCGCGACTGACGGCTCGGTACAGGGAACTAGTGGCGGAGCTCGGCTCCCACGAGATCCGCCATGTCGGCCATCCTCTCTTCGCGCCAGCCGTAGTTGCGGCGATCGCCCGTGCGGAGGAGTTGTCCGCTGAAGAGTGCCGTCACGGGATAGCACTCGCCACCTGGATGCGGCCGACCGACACGGTGGCCGACTACTTCGTTCGCACGACGGTGTCCATGGCGAAATACACGCTCTTCGGTCAGATCGCCCAGGTCGGGCTGGCCGCAGCTGAACTGGCCCGGTGTGGGTTCACGGGACCGAGCTCCGTCTTCGGTGCCGATCAAGATTTTTGGCACATCGGCGCCAACCGCGAGTGGGAGCCGCTTCCGATGGCCGACGGAGAATGGCGGCACCTAGTTCGGCACAAGCTGCTGCCCACCAATCTCCCAACTATCGCGGTCAAGGCGGCGTTTAGCGATCTTGTCGCCAACAACGATCTGGATGCGGATAGCATCGAGCAGGTCGTTGTGAGTGCCGGTGATTCCGGCAACCACGTCGTCATGAAAGCGAATCGGCTGCTTACCGAGCAGGACTGCCTGCTGCATTTTCCCTACCAACTCGCGTGCTTGGCTCTGCGGATTCCGCGAGTCTTGTGGGCTGTGCCTGGCACGCGCTGTCGGGCTGAGGTGCGTCGGTTCATGGACCATGTCGAGGTTCGTGAGTCGAAAGGGGCCGCCCGAGTGGAAGTAGCGACTCATGACGCCGTGTTTGCCGCCACCGCCAGCGGCGGTGGGACGATGACCACGCCACTGTCGGCCGATCACGTCGGCGCATTGGTGGCGAAGTTCATTGAGTGTGCGGCTACCGTGCATGGCGCCGAAGCGGCATCGGAACTCGCGCAGCAGCTACTCGCCGTCAACTCCGCTCGTGTTCTTGACTCGGCTCGCTTTGCGTCGGCATCAGAACCGCACTAA
- a CDS encoding ABC transporter permease — translation MVAVVLYLFFAVVSSGSGFTSLDGTAAWVNGMADLGMMAMPVALLMISGELDLSVGSVVGAGSVTVGLMTGYFGLPLGVALVAGLAIGLTFGLANGLLVTKTGMPSFIVTLGMMLIVLGLGVTIAQALTKSTTLSVLIDREGVLPRLFASKIGDSNFDVSIVWFICITMICAWVLRRSRFGNWILATGGDTERARRSGVLTNRVKITLFACAGMSAVFVGMMQAVKFSTADPTTGSGYVFDVPIVVIIGGVLITGGYGSITGVFFGILIYGISKAGLFYAGWDANLTQVLLGALLLVAVISNNRLRKMALSPPRFARRPPVAKEGVANG, via the coding sequence GTGGTCGCGGTCGTTCTGTACCTGTTCTTTGCGGTCGTGTCGTCTGGGAGCGGTTTCACCAGCCTGGACGGCACGGCCGCATGGGTCAACGGCATGGCCGACCTTGGCATGATGGCCATGCCAGTGGCACTGCTAATGATTTCCGGCGAATTGGACCTGTCTGTCGGGTCGGTGGTTGGTGCCGGATCTGTGACTGTCGGCTTGATGACGGGATACTTCGGGCTGCCTCTAGGCGTGGCTTTGGTGGCAGGCCTTGCCATTGGCCTGACTTTTGGTCTAGCCAACGGTTTGTTGGTGACGAAAACAGGTATGCCCTCGTTCATTGTCACGCTCGGCATGATGCTTATCGTCTTGGGCTTGGGCGTAACCATTGCCCAAGCCCTGACCAAATCGACGACTCTTTCGGTGCTCATTGACCGCGAGGGAGTGCTTCCTCGCCTCTTCGCGTCGAAGATCGGAGATTCGAACTTCGACGTCTCCATCGTGTGGTTCATCTGTATCACAATGATCTGCGCGTGGGTCCTTCGGCGCTCTCGCTTCGGCAACTGGATTCTTGCGACCGGGGGGGACACCGAGCGCGCTAGACGCTCAGGAGTGCTGACGAATCGGGTGAAGATCACCTTGTTCGCATGCGCGGGCATGTCGGCCGTGTTTGTGGGCATGATGCAGGCGGTCAAGTTCAGCACTGCTGACCCGACCACCGGATCGGGATACGTTTTCGACGTGCCAATCGTGGTGATCATCGGTGGGGTCCTGATAACAGGGGGATACGGGAGCATCACGGGAGTCTTCTTCGGCATTCTGATTTATGGCATCAGCAAGGCGGGTCTCTTCTACGCAGGCTGGGACGCCAACCTCACCCAAGTCCTGCTGGGAGCTTTGCTGCTGGTTGCCGTGATCTCGAACAACAGGCTGCGCAAGATGGCGCTGTCACCACCACGATTCGCCCGAAGACCGCCTGTTGCGAAGGAAGGAGTAGCGAATGGCTGA
- a CDS encoding TIM barrel protein, protein MRYAVNCSLLFNEYPLFERAAAAKAAGFDYVEYWWPWDVPVPSDDQIQEFIEAIKASGAQLIGLNFYAGTMPGPGRGVLSSVSRHGEFRDNVPVALAIGRELGCRAFNALYGNRQPEEDPRESDDVALAGLRYAAAEARQINGTALIEPVSGPGAETYPLKLADDCFAVIGKLEEAGIDNVGFLCDLYHLANNGDDLGRVVDRYGHRVAHVQIADWPGRGQPGTGELPLSQLLARLRARGYDGYVALEYNPTIPTEQTLTSLPPLML, encoded by the coding sequence ATGCGTTACGCGGTCAACTGCAGTCTGCTGTTCAACGAGTATCCGCTGTTCGAACGGGCAGCAGCCGCGAAGGCGGCTGGATTCGATTATGTGGAGTATTGGTGGCCGTGGGACGTACCGGTTCCATCGGACGACCAGATCCAGGAATTCATTGAAGCTATCAAGGCCTCGGGCGCTCAACTCATCGGACTGAACTTCTACGCCGGGACCATGCCGGGCCCGGGCCGGGGCGTCCTTAGCTCGGTCTCCCGCCACGGGGAGTTTCGAGATAATGTTCCCGTTGCGTTGGCTATCGGGCGAGAGCTCGGATGCCGGGCGTTCAACGCGCTGTATGGCAATCGCCAGCCAGAAGAGGACCCGAGAGAGTCGGATGATGTTGCCTTGGCTGGCCTCCGGTACGCGGCCGCCGAGGCCAGGCAGATCAACGGTACGGCCCTCATTGAGCCCGTGTCAGGCCCAGGCGCGGAGACCTATCCCCTGAAACTGGCCGACGATTGCTTTGCGGTCATCGGCAAGCTGGAGGAGGCGGGGATCGACAACGTGGGATTCCTGTGCGACCTCTATCACCTCGCCAACAACGGCGACGATCTCGGACGTGTCGTGGACCGCTACGGCCACCGTGTGGCCCACGTTCAAATCGCCGACTGGCCTGGGCGCGGCCAACCCGGGACGGGGGAACTGCCGCTTTCGCAACTGCTCGCTCGGCTCCGCGCAAGGGGGTACGACGGCTATGTCGCCCTTGAATACAACCCGACCATTCCCACAGAGCAGACGCTCACGTCCCTACCTCCGCTCATGCTGTGA